From one Microcoleus sp. FACHB-672 genomic stretch:
- a CDS encoding sensor histidine kinase, with amino-acid sequence MDQWFLPALSEVLSLAEAECGFEAVAGGRDVVGNVSLNRNRHRSAAEAAQQRLKAEREWCGAVAALNCLLQQQFSLTVPATLKYPAVGQEESHAQDFDPSHGLILSGPMPVLTHPALVSRVASCTFTSDPLNPALWLLGERNRHSMPLLPLPEGCTAPASMPRSLVPLLSDDPLSDEQFCVVLTHKLSLVMVLGTDSNGQPAFQFSFDPEVVAQAWHSLRPRVLLAGSTAQLSQLDNCIERFAPAAPDYKTVMQFSRLLLKYMPEPVEWENSRSDAPVRLLSAAVHDSPQAAGASSKSAWRSRNVNRSHSDSDGCVNERTKRPAAVKTNLNRETLEQRLEHLAGGTGTASNERSQAYDVELLQAMAHEVRTPLATIRTLTRLLLKRRNLEPEVIKRLEMIDRECSEQIDRFGLIFRAVELETSETKRAPVHLTSTPLTQVFDSCIPRWQKQASRRNLTLDVVLPQKMPSVVSDPTMLDQVLTGVIENFTASQPAGGHVEVQVMLAGDQLKVQLQCQTGSEKLPANASTSPLKSIGQLLVFQPETGNLTLNLSVTKNLFQALGAKLIVRQKPEQGEVLTIFLPLE; translated from the coding sequence ATGGATCAATGGTTTTTACCGGCCCTCAGTGAGGTTTTATCCCTTGCCGAGGCAGAGTGTGGATTTGAAGCGGTGGCGGGTGGTAGAGATGTTGTCGGCAATGTCTCTTTAAATCGCAACCGGCACCGTTCTGCCGCTGAGGCTGCTCAGCAACGCCTCAAGGCGGAACGGGAATGGTGTGGTGCCGTTGCCGCGCTTAACTGTCTTTTGCAACAACAATTTTCCTTAACGGTGCCGGCCACCCTCAAATATCCTGCGGTTGGCCAAGAAGAAAGCCATGCCCAAGATTTTGACCCCTCACACGGCTTGATCTTATCCGGGCCGATGCCGGTGTTGACTCACCCAGCCCTTGTTTCCCGTGTGGCGTCTTGCACATTCACTTCCGATCCCCTCAACCCAGCCCTTTGGTTACTGGGAGAACGCAATCGGCACAGTATGCCCCTGCTGCCCCTCCCGGAAGGATGCACCGCACCGGCTTCTATGCCCCGCTCACTGGTTCCCTTGCTTTCAGATGACCCCTTGTCAGATGAACAGTTTTGTGTGGTATTAACTCACAAATTGAGCCTGGTGATGGTTCTGGGCACAGATAGCAATGGGCAACCGGCCTTTCAGTTTTCTTTTGACCCGGAAGTGGTTGCACAAGCTTGGCATTCGCTACGTCCCCGTGTGTTACTCGCCGGCAGTACCGCCCAGCTAAGCCAGCTGGATAATTGCATTGAGCGGTTTGCGCCGGCAGCTCCAGATTACAAAACTGTGATGCAGTTTAGCCGGCTGCTTCTGAAGTATATGCCGGAGCCGGTTGAGTGGGAAAACAGTCGCTCAGACGCCCCAGTGCGTTTGTTATCGGCGGCAGTCCACGACTCGCCACAGGCAGCCGGTGCATCCAGCAAATCGGCTTGGCGTTCGCGCAATGTTAATCGCAGCCATTCCGACTCTGACGGTTGCGTGAATGAGCGTACCAAGAGGCCGGCTGCAGTGAAAACAAACTTAAATCGAGAAACCCTTGAGCAGCGTCTAGAGCATCTGGCTGGTGGAACCGGCACGGCATCGAATGAGCGATCTCAAGCTTATGATGTGGAATTGCTGCAAGCGATGGCCCATGAAGTCCGCACACCTTTGGCAACCATTCGCACCTTAACTCGCCTGCTGCTAAAACGCCGGAACTTAGAGCCAGAAGTGATTAAGCGTTTGGAAATGATTGATCGCGAGTGTAGCGAGCAGATTGATCGCTTTGGTTTAATTTTCCGCGCTGTGGAATTGGAAACTTCTGAAACCAAACGAGCGCCGGTTCATTTAACCTCTACTCCCCTGACGCAAGTTTTTGACAGTTGCATTCCCCGGTGGCAAAAACAGGCAAGCCGGCGCAATCTAACCCTAGATGTCGTTTTGCCACAGAAGATGCCTTCGGTAGTGAGCGATCCGACAATGTTGGATCAGGTACTCACCGGCGTGATTGAAAATTTCACCGCCAGTCAGCCGGCAGGGGGTCATGTGGAAGTGCAAGTGATGCTAGCCGGTGATCAATTAAAAGTGCAGTTGCAATGTCAAACCGGCAGCGAAAAATTGCCGGCAAATGCCTCAACTTCACCACTGAAATCGATTGGTCAATTGTTGGTATTTCAGCCAGAAACCGGCAATCTCACACTCAATCTCTCGGTTACAAAAAATCTCTTCCAAGCCCTAGGCGCAAAACTAATCGTGCGACAAAAACCTGAACAAGGCGAAGTTCTAACGATTTTCCTTCCCCTGGAGTAG
- a CDS encoding TldD/PmbA family protein, with protein MSTLLNDAKNLLSDLMARFSPHVDYLAIRLEESEGTDIFLRGEKIETLSEGVSIGGQVRACHKGGWGFASFNQLGTLAERIEEAIAAARLVGDEETLLAEVMPVQAICQLPMTGTDPRRISLTQKKALCDHYGEILRSVDQRITTTSVRYSDSAQKIILVTSDGTILEQSWVDMEMRFAATARAGSTVQTGRETTGSRKAYEDMTTLDAQVLGAAERAVQALSLPPVKGNTYTVVIDPILSGLFVHEAFGHLSEADMTYENPDLLEVMTLGRRFGPKELQIFDGAAPEGHRGSYFYDDEGTPASTTQLIEDGVLVGRLHSRETAGKLGEAATGNARCLSYHYPPIVRMTNTWIERGNTAVPDLFTDIQEGVYARNWLGGMTNGEMFTFSAGEAWMIRNGELAEPVRDVTLSGNVFTTLADIEAIGDDFYWDESGGCGKGGQSGLSVGCGGPSLRLRNVVVGGDAAE; from the coding sequence ATGTCTACTTTGCTAAATGACGCTAAAAATTTGCTATCAGACTTGATGGCTCGCTTCTCACCTCATGTGGATTATTTGGCGATTCGATTGGAGGAATCTGAAGGCACTGATATTTTTTTGCGGGGAGAGAAGATCGAAACCCTCAGTGAAGGGGTGTCGATTGGGGGGCAAGTCCGGGCTTGCCATAAGGGTGGTTGGGGCTTTGCCAGCTTCAATCAGTTAGGGACGTTGGCAGAACGAATTGAGGAAGCGATCGCAGCCGCCCGGTTGGTGGGGGATGAAGAAACTCTGCTGGCGGAGGTGATGCCGGTGCAAGCGATTTGCCAACTGCCGATGACCGGCACTGATCCTCGCCGGATTTCTTTAACCCAAAAGAAAGCATTGTGCGATCACTATGGGGAAATTCTTCGCAGTGTTGACCAGCGCATCACCACCACCTCTGTACGCTATAGCGATAGCGCCCAGAAAATCATCCTAGTGACCTCAGACGGCACAATTTTGGAACAATCTTGGGTGGATATGGAAATGCGGTTTGCGGCCACTGCCAGAGCCGGCAGCACGGTGCAAACAGGCCGGGAAACGACGGGATCGCGCAAGGCTTATGAAGATATGACCACCCTAGACGCTCAAGTGCTTGGGGCGGCAGAACGGGCTGTGCAGGCGCTCTCTTTGCCGCCAGTGAAGGGAAATACTTACACCGTGGTGATTGACCCGATTCTCAGTGGTTTATTTGTTCATGAGGCTTTTGGGCATTTGTCGGAAGCGGACATGACGTATGAGAATCCGGATTTGCTGGAGGTGATGACCTTGGGCCGCCGGTTTGGGCCAAAAGAGTTGCAAATTTTTGATGGTGCGGCTCCAGAAGGTCATCGCGGGAGTTACTTTTATGATGATGAAGGAACGCCGGCAAGCACAACCCAGCTCATTGAAGATGGGGTTTTAGTAGGCCGGTTGCACTCCCGCGAGACGGCTGGAAAGTTAGGAGAAGCAGCCACCGGCAACGCTCGTTGTTTGAGTTATCACTACCCTCCCATTGTCCGCATGACTAATACCTGGATTGAGCGCGGCAATACTGCGGTGCCAGATTTGTTTACAGATATTCAAGAGGGTGTTTATGCCCGGAACTGGCTGGGAGGAATGACCAATGGGGAGATGTTTACCTTTAGTGCCGGTGAAGCGTGGATGATTCGCAATGGCGAATTAGCAGAGCCGGTGCGCGATGTAACGCTTTCTGGAAATGTGTTTACCACTTTGGCAGATATTGAAGCCATCGGGGATGATTTCTACTGGGATGAGTCCGGCGGTTGCGGCAAAGGCGGTCAAAGTGGCTTGTCAGTCGGCTGCGGCGGGCCAAGTTTGCGCCTCCGCAATGTTGTTGTCGGTGGGGATGCGGCTGAGTAA
- a CDS encoding Rpn family recombination-promoting nuclease/putative transposase, which yields MTVDNICKYLAEQEPGAFVRWLLSKEVNEIQILKTELSVEPIRADAIILLQIDDQILHLEFQTLPESKPAIPFRMLDYWVRLRRQYGTDIEQVVIFLKATTSEIVFTEQFEAPNTRHRYRVIRLWEQDPDPLLANPALLPLACLARSESPNALLERVALQVARIEEPQQRQNLSASVTVLAGLRFDEALIDQLFGERYMQESVIYQRILRQGLEQGRQEGREEGREEGRQEGELALIMRLLTRRLGAIQPAVQDRLQKLSISQLEELGEALLDFQENQDLMAWLDSRGKQ from the coding sequence TTGACTGTTGATAATATCTGCAAATATTTAGCTGAGCAGGAACCGGGAGCTTTTGTTCGCTGGTTACTCTCAAAAGAAGTGAACGAAATTCAGATTCTTAAAACTGAATTAAGCGTGGAACCAATTCGCGCGGATGCTATTATTTTGCTACAAATTGATGACCAAATTTTGCATCTAGAATTTCAAACTTTGCCCGAATCAAAGCCGGCAATTCCTTTCCGAATGCTGGACTATTGGGTGAGGCTGCGCCGGCAGTATGGAACTGATATTGAGCAAGTGGTGATTTTTCTAAAAGCCACAACCTCTGAAATTGTGTTTACAGAGCAATTTGAAGCACCCAATACTAGACACCGCTATCGAGTGATCCGGTTGTGGGAGCAAGATCCCGATCCACTGTTAGCAAATCCGGCTTTATTGCCACTAGCTTGTTTAGCGAGAAGCGAATCGCCCAATGCTTTATTAGAGCGCGTTGCACTACAGGTTGCTAGAATTGAAGAACCCCAACAGCGGCAAAATTTATCAGCGAGTGTGACGGTACTAGCCGGCTTGCGTTTTGATGAAGCGTTGATTGACCAACTGTTTGGAGAGAGGTATATGCAAGAATCTGTAATTTATCAAAGAATTCTGCGGCAAGGGTTAGAACAAGGAAGACAAGAAGGCCGAGAAGAAGGCCGGGAAGAAGGCCGGCAGGAGGGAGAATTAGCGCTAATTATGCGTTTGCTTACTCGTCGGCTGGGTGCAATTCAACCGGCTGTGCAAGACCGGCTTCAGAAATTATCGATTTCTCAATTAGAAGAGTTGGGTGAAGCACTCTTGGATTTTCAAGAAAATCAGGATTTAATGGCTTGGTTGGATAGCAGGGGCAAACAGTAA
- a CDS encoding AAA family ATPase: MSQDQTPVPRLDLAPKLKRPLSLWNLLDYLRLLYWVFFFPQALQWYVGTFGNKFVHKGEMRWQKRWEWLRQNPILLHLLLQGLVLTVVTPLIVGLALQEIGIPVLWSSLALGVALGVTFGVAAFGAAFGVAKSVAFGVALGIAGGVAFGVAGGVSLVVTDGVALVVAGGVKEAVAFGVAKSVMFGVAFGVAFGVAGGVAEAVAGGVAFGVAGGAKEVLSDCVVLVVAFGVAFGVAEIIAFSVALGVAKSVVFSMALVVAFSMALVVVFSMVFDTAEVITAIVYFILFILSGGVISMGFGVALAVALDVALAVALAVALAVALAVATLRPENWLLNLPLLLLQPQNECWRFSRITPLPLIHLSFYLKKWLRQDWEKGLHNVNQLLKYTLQFIPVIKAVNCLLAETPPDQVIFRVTQLAEAPYDWGLVYFASASLNENIKSKAVEGSFLLPPSWKWQIQTHLLTELRVDTPARAAAAGFWHLYKFKPAKAAEAFAVVRSLPYGAELLTLSETLTAFYNIEFLNALALIELPDPPQEPLLRPVTWKAIASLRRVAEDCRAVGRSVSRSTRSFALSQALGELKSILDTGDHLPQAERRLILSIAKNLQKLLQKKATEVGEISITEPVRNPYVVGDPVHGQLFAGREDVLRQLKELWVSGNQLQSVVLFGHRRMGKTSILKNVVSRLGSGVKVAYINLLNLGDISQGAGEVLMAISDEIFQTVNLPPPADEELVNLPYPTFKRYLKQVEANLNGGLIIALDEFEKIEELIEAGKIPKDFMGVLRGMVQMSPRIAFAFAGLHTLEEMTADYFQPFFASVLPIKVGFMEPAATGYLLANPNEDFPLGYKPEALDLIYELTAGQPYLVQLIGFGLVRRYNDQVFEIGRPREPVFTVDDVETVIIDPEFFSRGRYYFTGVWGQAAQGAVHQQAILKALAPHPEGLSLEALAETAGIDETTLGEALKTLTRHDVVEEKESRWRIIVELFRRWVLDYV, encoded by the coding sequence ATGAGCCAAGATCAAACTCCCGTTCCCCGGTTAGATTTGGCTCCTAAACTAAAACGCCCCCTCTCGTTGTGGAATCTCCTAGATTACCTGCGGTTGCTGTACTGGGTGTTTTTCTTCCCCCAGGCGTTGCAGTGGTATGTGGGAACCTTCGGGAATAAGTTTGTTCACAAGGGCGAAATGAGGTGGCAAAAGCGATGGGAGTGGCTGCGCCAGAATCCCATCCTGCTTCACTTGCTTTTACAAGGGTTAGTGCTAACTGTTGTAACGCCATTAATTGTGGGTTTAGCACTTCAAGAAATAGGCATCCCCGTTCTTTGGTCATCCTTGGCGTTAGGGGTGGCGTTAGGTGTGACGTTTGGCGTGGCGGCGTTTGGCGCGGCGTTTGGCGTGGCGAAGAGCGTGGCCTTTGGCGTGGCCTTAGGCATAGCGGGGGGCGTGGCGTTTGGTGTGGCGGGGGGCGTGTCCTTAGTCGTGACGGATGGCGTGGCCTTAGTCGTGGCGGGGGGCGTGAAGGAGGCCGTGGCGTTTGGCGTGGCGAAAAGCGTGATGTTTGGCGTGGCGTTTGGCGTGGCGTTTGGCGTGGCGGGGGGCGTGGCGGAGGCTGTGGCGGGAGGCGTGGCGTTTGGCGTGGCGGGGGGCGCGAAGGAGGTTCTGTCGGACTGCGTGGTGTTAGTCGTTGCGTTTGGCGTGGCGTTTGGCGTGGCGGAGATCATAGCCTTTAGCGTAGCGCTTGGGGTGGCGAAGAGCGTGGTCTTTAGCATGGCGTTAGTCGTGGCCTTTAGCATGGCGTTAGTCGTGGTCTTTAGCATGGTGTTCGACACGGCGGAGGTCATAACGGCGATAGTGTATTTCATACTGTTCATACTGTCAGGGGGGGTGATAAGCATGGGGTTTGGCGTGGCGTTAGCCGTGGCGTTAGACGTGGCGTTAGCCGTGGCGTTAGCCGTGGCGTTAGCCGTGGCGTTAGCCGTGGCGACACTCCGTCCTGAAAATTGGCTTTTGAATCTACCGCTCTTGCTGTTACAACCCCAGAACGAATGCTGGCGATTTTCCCGTATCACCCCACTTCCTCTAATTCACCTCTCCTTCTATTTAAAAAAGTGGCTACGGCAGGATTGGGAAAAGGGGTTGCATAATGTCAATCAACTGCTGAAATATACGCTTCAGTTCATCCCTGTTATCAAGGCAGTTAACTGCTTACTGGCCGAAACACCCCCCGATCAAGTTATCTTTCGTGTCACTCAACTGGCTGAAGCTCCCTATGATTGGGGCTTAGTGTATTTTGCCTCTGCTTCTTTGAATGAAAATATAAAGTCAAAAGCTGTGGAAGGTTCCTTCCTACTTCCGCCTTCCTGGAAGTGGCAGATCCAGACTCATCTTTTAACAGAACTCCGCGTAGACACCCCGGCGCGCGCGGCGGCGGCTGGTTTTTGGCACTTATACAAATTCAAGCCAGCAAAAGCAGCCGAGGCTTTTGCTGTTGTGCGGTCTCTCCCTTACGGAGCCGAACTATTAACCTTATCTGAGACTTTAACAGCCTTTTACAACATTGAGTTTCTAAACGCTCTGGCGCTGATCGAATTGCCCGATCCTCCCCAGGAACCGCTACTACGTCCAGTTACTTGGAAAGCTATTGCTAGCTTACGTCGAGTTGCTGAGGATTGCCGGGCTGTTGGGCGTAGTGTGTCTCGCTCGACCCGCTCTTTCGCTCTTAGCCAAGCGTTAGGAGAGCTTAAAAGCATTTTAGACACAGGCGACCACTTGCCTCAAGCAGAGCGAAGGCTAATCCTTAGCATAGCTAAAAATTTGCAAAAATTGCTACAGAAGAAAGCTACTGAAGTTGGGGAAATATCCATCACTGAACCTGTCCGAAATCCTTATGTTGTGGGCGATCCAGTGCATGGGCAGCTTTTTGCCGGACGGGAGGATGTCCTCAGACAGCTAAAGGAATTGTGGGTATCGGGCAATCAACTGCAGTCTGTCGTTCTTTTCGGTCATAGGCGGATGGGCAAAACTTCTATCCTCAAGAATGTGGTAAGCCGTCTCGGATCTGGGGTAAAAGTGGCCTACATCAACCTGTTAAATTTGGGAGATATCTCTCAGGGAGCTGGGGAAGTGCTGATGGCAATTAGCGATGAAATTTTTCAGACGGTCAACCTCCCACCCCCTGCGGATGAGGAGTTGGTCAATCTTCCCTATCCCACGTTTAAGCGCTATTTGAAACAAGTTGAGGCAAATCTAAACGGCGGGTTAATTATTGCCTTAGATGAATTCGAGAAAATTGAGGAACTCATAGAAGCAGGCAAAATCCCTAAAGATTTTATGGGAGTTCTGCGGGGGATGGTGCAAATGAGTCCGCGAATTGCTTTTGCATTTGCCGGCCTTCATACCCTCGAAGAAATGACGGCAGATTACTTCCAACCCTTCTTTGCGAGTGTCCTCCCCATCAAAGTTGGCTTCATGGAACCTGCCGCAACCGGCTACCTCCTCGCTAACCCAAATGAAGATTTCCCCCTCGGCTACAAACCAGAAGCGCTAGATTTGATTTATGAACTGACTGCCGGCCAACCTTATCTCGTCCAGCTAATCGGATTCGGACTCGTTCGCCGCTACAACGACCAAGTATTTGAAATCGGACGCCCCCGTGAGCCTGTTTTCACCGTAGATGATGTGGAAACGGTGATTATTGACCCTGAATTCTTTAGCCGAGGACGCTACTACTTCACGGGCGTTTGGGGTCAAGCCGCGCAGGGTGCAGTCCATCAGCAGGCAATCCTAAAAGCACTCGCCCCTCACCCGGAAGGGTTGAGCCTAGAAGCTTTAGCTGAGACTGCCGGTATTGATGAAACAACATTAGGCGAAGCCCTCAAGACTCTCACACGCCATGATGTCGTTGAGGAAAAGGAGAGCCGGTGGCGGATCATTGTGGAACTGTTTCGCCGGTGGGTTTTAGATTATGTTTAA
- a CDS encoding ATP-binding protein: MNPEEAFEFVNRLFVEKTQTSLSKLEQDIFVASYENLSYRKMVGKIAYDEQYIRGTASKLFKKITDIFGININKKNLQPAIEQLWKQHSEKSQISQRTLTELTNPAVEDILPPASPSQPQANLIAENMLSNPFIPRNSIIDDPGQFFNRHREIKKVFEHLNSNSSVALIGEEGIGKSSLLGEICRQSEYRLSLPRKPVYIELLDGVNNDDLFYIALCDKIDIPESKGYLLTRVLRQHPNRFLLALDNAGKMTREGFTRNLREHLQGLSQGSDAPLRLILAVGEPLDQLFKDNQNESKTSPFHGLFQQEYIKPWDEVTVREFIKSRLETTSVRFTEEEITQLVQKSAGHPRRLMQLCYKTYARYMEQVQ, translated from the coding sequence ATGAACCCTGAAGAAGCATTTGAGTTTGTCAATAGGTTATTTGTAGAGAAAACACAAACCAGCTTAAGTAAGTTGGAACAAGATATTTTTGTTGCGAGTTATGAAAATTTATCTTACCGAAAAATGGTAGGCAAAATTGCCTATGACGAACAATACATAAGAGGAACGGCTTCAAAGTTATTTAAAAAGATTACAGATATTTTTGGAATAAACATAAATAAAAAAAATTTACAACCGGCCATAGAGCAACTCTGGAAACAGCACTCTGAAAAAAGCCAAATTTCTCAAAGAACACTTACGGAACTCACTAATCCAGCCGTTGAAGACATACTACCTCCAGCTTCCCCATCACAGCCACAAGCAAATTTAATTGCTGAAAATATGCTCAGCAACCCCTTCATTCCACGGAATAGCATAATTGACGACCCAGGACAGTTTTTCAACCGACATCGTGAGATCAAGAAGGTATTTGAGCATCTTAACAGCAATAGTAGTGTTGCCTTGATTGGAGAAGAAGGGATCGGTAAATCTTCTCTACTAGGGGAAATTTGCCGACAGTCGGAATATCGCCTGTCATTACCGCGCAAGCCGGTTTACATAGAGCTACTAGATGGAGTTAATAATGATGATCTATTCTACATCGCTTTGTGTGATAAGATTGATATCCCCGAAAGCAAAGGATATCTACTAACTCGCGTTTTGCGACAGCATCCAAATCGATTTTTGCTAGCTCTCGACAATGCGGGAAAGATGACACGGGAAGGGTTTACTCGTAACCTCCGCGAGCATTTGCAGGGTTTATCTCAGGGAAGTGATGCACCTCTGCGCCTAATTTTAGCTGTTGGCGAACCCCTTGATCAGCTTTTTAAAGATAATCAGAATGAAAGTAAAACATCACCTTTTCACGGTCTTTTTCAGCAGGAATACATAAAACCTTGGGATGAAGTGACTGTTCGTGAATTTATTAAAAGCCGGCTAGAGACAACTTCTGTGCGTTTTACTGAAGAAGAAATAACTCAGTTAGTGCAAAAAAGCGCCGGCCATCCCCGGCGACTGATGCAACTGTGCTATAAAACTTATGCGCGATACATGGAACAAGTGCAATGA
- a CDS encoding ATP-binding cassette domain-containing protein, translating to MTGNTEQSTIISKYPYLQLNNQGHLIKLELKQDRHILGRAPEQADLVVPPDWRVISASHAVLRKAGDDYCIYDGDTQNPSTNGLFLDRTRITPSEGHHLRDGTEIRIGQDPRNQILLTYFNPFSRQPLTPPREQFVFLKNRSVLLGRDPSATLQLDAPTVSRRHATIEPVAQGGYQLQDYSANGVFVNGQKVTNSAHLAEGATVRIGPFTLVLRGDRLEVLDQGNQIRLDAEGLAIHKRLDNISLAIEPGQFVALVGGSGAGKSTLMRTLLGIEQTTAGKVYLNGDDLRTNFNIYRTQIGYVPQDDIIHRELTVAEVLTYAAQLRLPPDLDVETVVEKTLADIEMSHRRSALVSDLSGGQRKRVSIGVELLADPKLFFLDEPTSGLDPGLDKKMMLLLRKLADQGRTIVLVTHATANIKLCDRVVFLGRGGHLCFFGPPKEAFDFFEVKTEDFADIYNKLEENDKAPLTFASRFGQSPYYKQYVENHLSRPAGQPQQPAGVVAKQVNPSPFKQLSLLAQRYFKLTGRDPVNLSLALLTAPIGISLITLAIRYKNPLILGDEPDPTLAPLALRVLFVFTCAAIWVGLSTSLQEIVKESAIYLRERLVNLGLFPYLGSKVLILGGLALLQTLLMVGVILIGFKSPQPDLILWPVGLGITTFLTLLTSMSLGLMVSAIVKNGSQANSALPLLLLPQIIFSGVLFKMEGLASKLSWLMLSRWSVGAYGALVNVNGMVPEPTKLPDGSTIPQPFEPSAVYDPTWENLGLNWGLLCLHTAVYLGVTWWMQKRKDIF from the coding sequence ATGACCGGCAACACAGAACAGTCAACCATTATTAGCAAGTATCCATACTTACAGCTCAACAATCAGGGGCATCTGATAAAACTGGAACTGAAGCAAGACCGGCATATTTTGGGACGTGCGCCAGAACAGGCGGATCTCGTGGTTCCTCCAGATTGGCGAGTGATTTCTGCTTCTCACGCGGTACTTCGCAAAGCCGGTGATGACTATTGTATTTATGACGGTGACACGCAAAATCCCAGTACAAATGGATTGTTTCTTGATCGTACACGCATAACCCCGTCAGAAGGGCATCATCTGAGGGATGGCACCGAGATCCGCATTGGTCAAGATCCGCGCAACCAAATTTTGCTAACTTATTTTAATCCCTTCAGCCGGCAGCCTCTCACCCCACCGCGAGAGCAATTTGTGTTTCTCAAAAATCGCTCGGTCTTGCTCGGTCGCGATCCGAGTGCGACATTGCAACTAGACGCCCCGACTGTATCGCGCCGGCACGCCACGATTGAACCCGTCGCTCAGGGAGGCTACCAGCTGCAAGACTACAGCGCCAATGGCGTCTTCGTAAACGGGCAAAAGGTAACCAATTCAGCGCATCTGGCAGAAGGCGCAACGGTTCGGATCGGGCCTTTTACCCTAGTTTTGCGGGGTGATCGGCTAGAGGTACTGGATCAAGGCAATCAAATCCGCTTGGATGCTGAAGGTTTGGCGATCCATAAGCGACTGGATAACATCTCCTTAGCGATTGAACCTGGTCAGTTTGTGGCTTTAGTCGGCGGTAGTGGTGCCGGTAAATCAACCTTGATGCGAACGCTACTGGGAATTGAGCAGACGACTGCTGGCAAGGTGTATTTAAACGGAGATGATCTGCGAACCAACTTCAACATCTATCGCACGCAAATTGGCTATGTGCCACAGGACGACATCATTCACCGAGAATTGACGGTGGCAGAGGTACTGACTTACGCCGCACAGTTGCGGCTGCCGCCGGATTTGGATGTCGAAACGGTTGTGGAAAAGACGTTAGCAGACATTGAAATGTCCCATCGCCGCAGCGCTTTAGTAAGCGATCTCAGCGGCGGTCAGCGCAAACGGGTGAGTATTGGGGTGGAATTGTTAGCTGATCCGAAGCTTTTCTTCTTAGATGAACCGACTTCGGGACTCGATCCGGGGTTGGATAAAAAGATGATGTTGCTGTTACGAAAACTCGCAGATCAGGGACGCACCATTGTTCTGGTTACTCATGCAACTGCGAATATTAAACTTTGTGATCGCGTGGTTTTTCTAGGTCGTGGCGGACACCTCTGCTTTTTTGGCCCTCCGAAAGAAGCGTTTGACTTTTTCGAGGTCAAAACTGAGGATTTTGCGGATATTTATAACAAGTTAGAAGAAAACGACAAAGCACCGCTGACATTTGCGAGCCGGTTCGGCCAATCGCCTTATTATAAGCAGTATGTAGAGAATCACCTTAGCCGGCCTGCCGGTCAGCCGCAACAGCCTGCCGGTGTGGTTGCAAAACAGGTAAATCCTTCTCCATTCAAGCAGTTATCGCTCCTCGCTCAACGCTATTTTAAGCTAACTGGGCGCGACCCGGTGAATTTAAGTTTAGCGCTTTTAACTGCTCCGATTGGGATTAGTTTAATTACCCTAGCCATTCGATATAAAAATCCTTTAATTCTGGGAGATGAACCCGATCCGACTTTAGCGCCTTTAGCGTTACGAGTGTTATTTGTCTTTACCTGTGCCGCCATTTGGGTGGGACTTTCGACTTCTCTACAAGAGATTGTTAAAGAATCGGCAATTTATTTGCGGGAACGGCTGGTAAATTTAGGGTTGTTTCCTTATTTAGGTTCTAAAGTCTTAATTTTAGGCGGCTTGGCACTGCTGCAAACGCTGTTAATGGTTGGGGTAATTCTAATTGGGTTTAAATCTCCCCAACCGGATTTAATTTTGTGGCCGGTGGGTTTGGGAATCACAACGTTCCTGACTTTATTAACGAGTATGAGTCTGGGATTAATGGTTTCAGCTATCGTTAAAAATGGCAGTCAGGCGAATAGCGCCCTACCGCTGTTATTACTGCCTCAGATTATTTTTTCTGGGGTTTTGTTTAAAATGGAAGGTTTAGCCAGTAAGCTTTCTTGGCTGATGTTAAGCCGGTGGTCTGTGGGCGCTTATGGGGCGTTGGTGAATGTGAATGGGATGGTTCCTGAACCCACTAAGTTGCCCGATGGCAGTACAATTCCCCAGCCATTTGAGCCGAGTGCTGTTTATGATCCAACGTGGGAAAACTTGGGTTTAAATTGGGGGTTGCTATGTTTGCATACAGCGGTTTATTTAGGGGTGACGTGGTGGATGCAGAAGCGTAAGGATATTTTTTAG